One Solea senegalensis isolate Sse05_10M linkage group LG13, IFAPA_SoseM_1, whole genome shotgun sequence DNA segment encodes these proteins:
- the mettl27 gene encoding methyltransferase-like protein 27: MGILRMRMNLEAAFKAVRKFLVQHVASRANSRRTLKKRHQGQARWKWSAETVVWFYTMSADTVTFDSVKAVILSAHEETTTEEKVNFYNSWAHSYEQDVAVLDYLAPGLAANMISTHVTGDRGAMSVLDVACGTGLAAKLMKNDGFGQFVGVDGSEAMLERARQSGLYLDLKQSLLGDQPLPFQMDSFDVVVISGALSTGQVPVTVVRHLCKCAKPGGYICMTTRSNHCNQEYKSTLELELRKMEDERLWSRVEVMEVEKWERAVLEQDDEEYIPGVVYLYQKLPINVD; encoded by the exons ATGGGGATACTGCGCATGCGCATGAATTTGGAAGCTGCGTTCAAGGCTGTGAGGAAGTTTTTGGTACAACATGTTGCGTCGCGCGCGAACTCAAGGAGAACGTTGAAGAAGAGACACCAGGGGCAAGCGAGGTGGAAGTGGAGCGCGGAAACTGTCGTTTG GTTTTACACAATGTCAGCTGATACCGTTACATTTGACAGCGTGAAAGCTGTCATCTTATCAGCTCATGAAGAGACTACAACAGAAGAAAAGGTCAACTTTTACAATTCCTGGGCACATTCCTATGAACAG GATGTGGCTGTTTTGGATTACCTTGCACCAGGTCTGGCGGCAAACATGATCTCCACCCACGTCACTGGTGACCGTGGGGCAATGTCTGTGTTGGACGTGGCTTGTGGCACAGGACTGGCGGCCAAACTG ATGAAGAACGATGGATTCGGACAGTTTGTGGGTGTTGATGGAAGCGAGGCTATGTTGGAGAGGGCTAGACAGAGCGGCTTGTACCTGGACCTGAAGCAGTCACTGCTGGGAGACCAGCCTCTACCTTTCCAAATGG ATTCATTTGATGTGGTTGTGATTTCTGGAGCACTGAGCACTGGTCAGGTCCCCGTCACTGTGGTCAGACATCTGTGCAAATGTGCTAAACCGG GTGGCTACATTTGCATGACAACAAGAAGTAACCACTGCAACCAAGAATACAAAAGCACCCTGGAACTTGAGCTGAGGAAAATGGAGGATGAGAGGCTTTGGAGTCGTGTAGAGGTCATGGAGGTGGAAAAATGGGAGAGAGCAGTGTTGGAGCAGGACGATGAAGAATACATCCCTGGTGTTGTCTACCTTTATCAGAAACTACCCATCAATGtagattag
- the nf2b gene encoding neurofibromin 2b (merlin) isoform X1, with the protein MSILGLKKKQPKTFKVKVITMDAEMEFSCEVKWKGKDLFDLVCRTVGLRETWFFGLRYTVKDTYAWLKPEKRVLDQEVPKDSPITFHFLAKFFPEKVEDELVQEITQHLFFLQVKKQILDEEIFCSPEASVLLASYAVQAKYGDYDPNFHKPGFLSQDELLPKRVLMQYQMTADMWEEKITAWYAEHRGIARDEAEMEYLKIAQDLEMYGVSYFAITQNKRDTDLLLGVDAQGLHIYSPNSKLNPNKSFPWSDIRNISYSEKEFTIKPLDKKKDVFKFYSSQLRVNKLILQLCIGNHDLFMRRRKVDSIEVQQMKAQAKEEKARKKMERQILAREKQMREEAERAKEEMERRLFQLQDEARLANEALLRSEETADLLAEKAQIAEEEAKLLAHKAADAEQERQRLEVTAMKTKEEKRLMEQKMREAEQLAVKLVEQSERRLKEADHLKQDLTEAKDAERRAKQKLLEITKTTYPLIAAYSTPPAPPEAAEFAYESTSARLDFKDSDMKRLSMEIERERLEYMEKSKHLQDQLKELKSEIESLKLEEQQQQQQAGLYSLQSEARGYVQEPVYIPHSNVCVITSADHLELRTWPEN; encoded by the exons atgtcaatCCTAGGGTTAAAGAAGAAACAGCCCAAGACTTTCAAAGTCAAAGTTATCACCATGGACGCTGAAATGGAGTTCAGTTGTGAG GTGAAATGGAAAGGTAAAGACCTATTTGACTTGGTGTGTCGCACTGTCGGTCTGAGGGAAACCTGGTTCTTTGGACTCCGGTACACAGTAAAGGACACATATGCCTGGCTGAAACCAGAGAAACGG GTCTTGGATCAGGAGGTTCCCAAAGACTCTCCAATAACATTTCACTTCCTTGCTAAATTCTTCCCTGAAAAAGTTGAAGATGAATTGGTTCAAGAAATTACTCAGCATCTGTTCTTTTTACAG gtgaaaaaacagattttagatGAAGAAATATTTTGCTCCCCTGAAGCATCGGTTCTGCTGGCATCGTACGCTGTCCAAGCAAAG TATGGTGATTATGACCCCAACTTTCACAAGCCAGGCTTCCTGTCTCAAGATGAACTCTTGCCAAAAAGG GTTCTGATGCAATACCAAATGACGGCTGACATGTGGGAGGAGAAGATCACAGCCTGGTACGCCGAGCACAGAGGCATCGCCAG GGATGAGGCGGAGATGGAATACCTTAAGATTGCTCAGGATCTTGAGATGTATGGCGTCAGCTACTTTGCCATCACA CAAAATAAGAGGGACACTGACCTGTTACTCGGTGTGGATGCTCAGGGTCTGCACATTTACAGTCCCAACAGCAAACTCAACCCCAACAAGTCCTTTCCCTGGAGTGACATACGTAATATCTCGTATAGTGAAAAGGAG TTTACAATCAAACCCCTGGACAAGAAAAAAGATGTCTTCAAGTTCTACTCCTCTCAACTGCGCGTCAACAAGCTG ATCCTGCAGTTATGCATTGGTAACCACGATCTATTCATGAGGCGAAGGAAGGTGGACTCTATTGAAGTGCAGCAGATGAAAGCCCAAGCGAAAGAGGAGAAGGCCCGCAAGAAG ATGGAGCGTCAAATCCTGGCACGGGAAAAACAGATGAGGGAGGAAGCAGAACGAGCAAAGGAAGAGATGGAACGGAGACTTTTCCAGCTGCAGGACGAGGCACGGCTTGCCAACGAGGCTCtg CTGAGGTCTGAGGAGACTGCGGACTTGCTGGCAGAGAAAGCACAGATTGCAGAGGAGGAGGCCAAACTCCTGGCCCACAAGGCTGCGGACGCTGAGCAGGAGAGACAGCGGTTGGAGGTCACTGCCATGAAGAccaaggaggagaagaggctGATGGAGCAGAAGATGCGAGAGGCAGAGCAGCTGGCTGTCAAACTAGTGGAACAGTCTGAGCGGAG GTTGAAGGAGGCAGATCACCTGAAGCAGGACCTGACGGAGGCAAAAGATGCCGAGCGGAGAGCCAAACAGAAGCTGCTGGAGATCACCAAAACAACATACCCT CTCATAGCAGCTTACTCTACTCCACCCGCTCCTCCCGAAGCAGCTGAATTTGCCTATGAATCTACATCCGCACGCTTGGACTTCAAGGACTCTGACATGAAAAGGTTGTCCATGGAAatcgagagagagag GCTGGAATATATGGAGAAGAGTAAACACCTGCAGGATCAGCTGAAGGAGCTCAAGTCTGAGATCGAGTCTCTGAAgttggaggagcagcagcagcagcagcaggccgGCCTCTACAGTCTCCAAAGTGAGGCGAGGGGATACGTTCAGGAGCCTGTCTACATACCTCACAGCAACGTATGTGTCATCACCTCAGCAGATCATTTAGAACTGCGTACCTGGCCAGAAAATTAG
- the nf2b gene encoding neurofibromin 2b (merlin) isoform X2 — MSILGLKKKQPKTFKVKVITMDAEMEFSCEVKWKGKDLFDLVCRTVGLRETWFFGLRYTVKDTYAWLKPEKRVLDQEVPKDSPITFHFLAKFFPEKVEDELVQEITQHLFFLQVKKQILDEEIFCSPEASVLLASYAVQAKYGDYDPNFHKPGFLSQDELLPKRVLMQYQMTADMWEEKITAWYAEHRGIARDEAEMEYLKIAQDLEMYGVSYFAITQNKRDTDLLLGVDAQGLHIYSPNSKLNPNKSFPWSDIRNISYSEKEFTIKPLDKKKDVFKFYSSQLRVNKLILQLCIGNHDLFMRRRKVDSIEVQQMKAQAKEEKARKKMERQILAREKQMREEAERAKEEMERRLFQLQDEARLANEALLRSEETADLLAEKAQIAEEEAKLLAHKAADAEQERQRLEVTAMKTKEEKRLMEQKMREAEQLAVKLVEQSERRLKEADHLKQDLTEAKDAERRAKQKLLEITKTTYPLIAAYSTPPAPPEAAEFAYESTSARLDFKDSDMKRLSMEIERERLEYMEKSKHLQDQLKELKSEIESLKLEEQQQQQQAGLYSLQSEARGYVQEPVYIPHSNRNSAYMSQMAFFEEV, encoded by the exons atgtcaatCCTAGGGTTAAAGAAGAAACAGCCCAAGACTTTCAAAGTCAAAGTTATCACCATGGACGCTGAAATGGAGTTCAGTTGTGAG GTGAAATGGAAAGGTAAAGACCTATTTGACTTGGTGTGTCGCACTGTCGGTCTGAGGGAAACCTGGTTCTTTGGACTCCGGTACACAGTAAAGGACACATATGCCTGGCTGAAACCAGAGAAACGG GTCTTGGATCAGGAGGTTCCCAAAGACTCTCCAATAACATTTCACTTCCTTGCTAAATTCTTCCCTGAAAAAGTTGAAGATGAATTGGTTCAAGAAATTACTCAGCATCTGTTCTTTTTACAG gtgaaaaaacagattttagatGAAGAAATATTTTGCTCCCCTGAAGCATCGGTTCTGCTGGCATCGTACGCTGTCCAAGCAAAG TATGGTGATTATGACCCCAACTTTCACAAGCCAGGCTTCCTGTCTCAAGATGAACTCTTGCCAAAAAGG GTTCTGATGCAATACCAAATGACGGCTGACATGTGGGAGGAGAAGATCACAGCCTGGTACGCCGAGCACAGAGGCATCGCCAG GGATGAGGCGGAGATGGAATACCTTAAGATTGCTCAGGATCTTGAGATGTATGGCGTCAGCTACTTTGCCATCACA CAAAATAAGAGGGACACTGACCTGTTACTCGGTGTGGATGCTCAGGGTCTGCACATTTACAGTCCCAACAGCAAACTCAACCCCAACAAGTCCTTTCCCTGGAGTGACATACGTAATATCTCGTATAGTGAAAAGGAG TTTACAATCAAACCCCTGGACAAGAAAAAAGATGTCTTCAAGTTCTACTCCTCTCAACTGCGCGTCAACAAGCTG ATCCTGCAGTTATGCATTGGTAACCACGATCTATTCATGAGGCGAAGGAAGGTGGACTCTATTGAAGTGCAGCAGATGAAAGCCCAAGCGAAAGAGGAGAAGGCCCGCAAGAAG ATGGAGCGTCAAATCCTGGCACGGGAAAAACAGATGAGGGAGGAAGCAGAACGAGCAAAGGAAGAGATGGAACGGAGACTTTTCCAGCTGCAGGACGAGGCACGGCTTGCCAACGAGGCTCtg CTGAGGTCTGAGGAGACTGCGGACTTGCTGGCAGAGAAAGCACAGATTGCAGAGGAGGAGGCCAAACTCCTGGCCCACAAGGCTGCGGACGCTGAGCAGGAGAGACAGCGGTTGGAGGTCACTGCCATGAAGAccaaggaggagaagaggctGATGGAGCAGAAGATGCGAGAGGCAGAGCAGCTGGCTGTCAAACTAGTGGAACAGTCTGAGCGGAG GTTGAAGGAGGCAGATCACCTGAAGCAGGACCTGACGGAGGCAAAAGATGCCGAGCGGAGAGCCAAACAGAAGCTGCTGGAGATCACCAAAACAACATACCCT CTCATAGCAGCTTACTCTACTCCACCCGCTCCTCCCGAAGCAGCTGAATTTGCCTATGAATCTACATCCGCACGCTTGGACTTCAAGGACTCTGACATGAAAAGGTTGTCCATGGAAatcgagagagagag GCTGGAATATATGGAGAAGAGTAAACACCTGCAGGATCAGCTGAAGGAGCTCAAGTCTGAGATCGAGTCTCTGAAgttggaggagcagcagcagcagcagcaggccgGCCTCTACAGTCTCCAAAGTGAGGCGAGGGGATACGTTCAGGAGCCTGTCTACATACCTCACAGCAAC cGAAACTCTGCGTACATGTCTCAGATGGCGTTCTTTGAAGAAGTGTGA